A single region of the Lactobacillus isalae genome encodes:
- a CDS encoding DUF488 domain-containing protein, whose product MHEIKAIRIYDHEQPAGYRILVDRLWPRGMSKVKAHLDEWDKEIGPTNELRKWFNHEDEKYSEFKSKYIAQLKSNPATPAFIKNVKEKLAQGNVLFLYGAKNKKYNQAVVLKEFIDSQLN is encoded by the coding sequence ATGCATGAAATAAAAGCTATTAGAATATATGATCATGAACAACCAGCAGGCTATCGAATTTTAGTAGATCGATTATGGCCTAGAGGGATGAGTAAGGTAAAGGCACACTTAGATGAATGGGATAAAGAAATTGGACCAACTAATGAATTAAGAAAATGGTTTAATCATGAAGATGAAAAGTATTCGGAATTCAAATCTAAGTATATAGCGCAATTAAAATCTAATCCAGCTACGCCAGCTTTTATTAAAAACGTAAAAGAAAAATTAGCACAAGGAAATGTTCTTTTCTTATATGGAGCTAAAAATAAAAAGTACAACCAAGCGGTTGTACTTAAAGAGTTTATTGATAGTCAATTAAATTAA
- a CDS encoding TerC family protein codes for MQLIKLYQPFFDANNWAHVLTSGQDWMMILTLILMECLLSVDNAVVLAAQTQVLPTKDEQRKSLVYGLWGAYLFRFIVIGIGTYLINFWEIKLLGGLYLLYLVYKYFYDIRHPKQVAQKEAAKKAAHKKKNSKKRKHHLSLFWRTVISIESMDIVFSIDSVLAALAMSNNPVVVLVGGMIGILCMRGVAEIIIKLMEIIPELQTMAYVLISIIAIKLLISLPPLNFKLPDAIFACIVFGTVILTIIFHYVRQNVHGKKMP; via the coding sequence ATGCAGTTGATTAAACTTTATCAGCCTTTTTTTGATGCCAATAATTGGGCACATGTTTTAACTAGTGGTCAAGATTGGATGATGATTCTAACCTTGATCTTAATGGAGTGTTTGCTCTCCGTTGATAACGCCGTTGTACTAGCGGCTCAAACGCAGGTTTTACCAACTAAAGATGAACAGAGAAAATCTCTAGTCTATGGACTTTGGGGTGCATATTTATTTCGCTTCATTGTAATTGGAATTGGGACCTACTTGATTAATTTCTGGGAAATCAAGCTCTTAGGTGGCCTATATCTACTTTATTTAGTCTATAAATATTTTTACGATATTCGTCATCCTAAGCAAGTTGCTCAAAAAGAGGCAGCAAAAAAAGCAGCCCATAAGAAAAAGAACTCCAAAAAGAGAAAGCATCATCTTTCCCTATTTTGGAGAACTGTTATTTCAATTGAATCAATGGATATTGTTTTTTCAATCGACTCTGTTTTAGCAGCTTTAGCCATGTCTAATAATCCAGTTGTTGTTTTAGTTGGTGGTATGATTGGGATCCTATGTATGCGAGGAGTAGCTGAGATTATTATTAAGCTAATGGAAATTATTCCAGAACTTCAAACTATGGCTTATGTCTTAATCTCAATTATTGCTATTAAGCTTCTTATTTCATTGCCACCACTAAACTTTAAACTGCCAGATGCGATATTTGCATGTATTGTTTTTGGTACAGTTATTTTGACAATCATTTTTCACTATGTACGGCAAAATGTACACGGCAAAAAGATGCCTTAA
- a CDS encoding methylated-DNA--[protein]-cysteine S-methyltransferase, which translates to MPIAQAKVFYYDFVEIKPWVYELVISNLGLAFVGFKNSNIEASILGFYPNHILVQDSKKLAPYVQQLKEYFAGKRRSFTVPIDYSSFGTPFQNQVVKMIENIPYGTTISYNDLASAINGSTSVRSVAHAVALNPSLIFIPSHRVILAPDKVGSYRMGEKEKQRLINLEEGYLNAVD; encoded by the coding sequence ATGCCAATCGCTCAAGCAAAAGTTTTCTATTACGATTTTGTTGAAATCAAGCCATGGGTCTATGAACTAGTTATTAGCAACTTAGGATTGGCATTTGTTGGATTCAAGAATAGTAACATTGAAGCTTCTATTCTTGGATTTTATCCTAATCATATTCTTGTTCAAGATTCCAAAAAGCTTGCTCCTTACGTTCAACAATTAAAAGAATATTTTGCTGGCAAACGCCGTTCTTTTACAGTTCCAATCGATTATTCAAGCTTTGGAACTCCATTTCAGAATCAAGTTGTTAAAATGATCGAGAATATTCCTTATGGAACTACTATCTCTTACAACGATTTAGCCTCTGCTATCAACGGTTCTACTTCAGTTCGATCGGTTGCTCATGCAGTAGCCTTGAATCCTTCTTTAATTTTTATTCCAAGTCACCGTGTAATTTTAGCGCCAGATAAGGTAGGAAGTTATAGAATGGGAGAGAAAGAAAAACAACGTTTAATAAATCTTGAAGAAGGATATTTGAATGCAGTTGATTAA
- a CDS encoding NAD-dependent protein deacylase: MDLDKQIAALQSNLNDAHHVTYLTGAGVSTPSHIPDYRSKNGIYNGISENPEQILSEDTLFHEPTKFHHFIMENMYFPKAKPNIIHEKIAASCNKNGTLITQNVDGLDKKAGNKHVIEFHGDLYNIFCTKCHEQISYEEYKKSFIHEKDNGLIRPGIVLYGEPINENVLVESVENIQNSDLVIIAGTSFVVYPFAQLLAYRQPDAKVWIVNNTPVPAPKAVPTIIANAEKVFDKLYI; this comes from the coding sequence ATGGATTTAGATAAACAAATTGCTGCCTTGCAGTCCAATCTTAATGATGCTCACCACGTTACCTATCTTACTGGAGCTGGTGTATCTACACCTTCTCACATTCCTGATTACCGTTCAAAAAACGGCATTTATAACGGCATATCTGAGAACCCAGAACAAATTTTAAGCGAAGATACCTTGTTTCACGAACCAACTAAATTTCATCATTTCATAATGGAAAATATGTATTTTCCAAAAGCCAAGCCTAACATTATTCACGAAAAAATTGCCGCTAGCTGCAATAAAAATGGTACTTTAATTACTCAAAATGTTGATGGTCTTGATAAAAAAGCTGGTAATAAGCATGTAATTGAGTTTCATGGTGATCTTTATAATATTTTTTGCACCAAATGTCATGAACAAATTTCTTATGAGGAATATAAAAAATCATTTATTCATGAAAAAGATAACGGACTTATTCGCCCTGGAATCGTTTTATATGGTGAGCCAATTAATGAAAATGTTCTAGTCGAATCAGTTGAAAACATTCAAAATAGCGATTTAGTTATTATTGCCGGAACTAGTTTTGTAGTATATCCTTTCGCCCAACTTCTTGCCTATCGTCAACCTGACGCCAAGGTGTGGATCGTTAACAACACTCCTGTACCTGCTCCTAAAGCAGTACCTACAATTATTGCTAATGCTGAAAAAGTATTTGACAAATTATATATATAG